In Nicotiana tabacum cultivar K326 chromosome 17, ASM71507v2, whole genome shotgun sequence, one DNA window encodes the following:
- the LOC107788415 gene encoding tubulin alpha chain has protein sequence MRECISIHIGQAGIQVGNACWELYCLEHGIKPDGQMPGDVTVGGGDDAFNTFFSETGAGKHVPRAVFVDLEPTVIDEVRTGTYRQLFHPEQLISGKEDAANNFARGHYTIGKEIVDLCLDRIRKLADNCTGLQGFLVFHAVGGGTGSGLGSLLLERLSVDYGKKSKLGFTIYPSPQVSTAVVEPYNSVLSTHSLLEHTDVAILLDNEAIYDICRKSLDIERPTYTNLNRLISQVISSLTASLRFDGALNVDVNEFQTNLVPYPRIHFMLSSYAPVISAEKAYHEQLSVAEITNTAFEPSSMMVKCDPRHGKYMACCLMYRGDVVPKDVNAAVATIKTKRTIQFVDWCPTGFKCGINYQPPTVVPGGDLAKVQRAVCMISNSTSVAEVFSRIDHKFDLMYAKRAFVHWYVGEGMEEGEFSEAREDLAALEKDYEEVGCESGDGEDDDVEEY, from the exons atgagagagtgcATCTCGATCCACATTGGTCAGGCAGGAATCCAAGTCGGAAACGCATGTTGGGAGCTTTACTGCCTCGAACATGGCATTAAG CCGGATGGGCAAATGCCTGGAGACGTAACTGTTGGTGGAGGAGACGACGCCTTCAATACTTTCTTCAGCGAAACTGGTGCTGGAAAACACGTCCCTCGTGCTGTCTTCGTAGATCTTGAACCCACTGTCATTGATGAAGTGAGGACCGGAACTTATCGCCAGTTGTTCCATCCCGAGCAACTCATCAGCGGTAAAGAAGACGCTGCTAACAACTTTGCTAGAGGCCATTATACAA TTGGGAAGGAGATTGTGGATCTGTGCCTTGATAGGATCAGGAAGTTAGCGGACAACTGTACTGGGCTTCAAGGATTTTTGGTGTTCCATGCTGTTGGTGGTGGGACTGGTTCAGGGCTTGGTTCTCTGCTTCTTGAGAGGCTTTCTGTTGACTATGGAAAGAAATCCAAGCTCGGATTTACCATTTACCCTTCTCCCCAAGTCTCTACAGCTGTAGTTGAGCCTTACAACTCCGTGCTCTCAACACACTCCCTTCTTGAGCACACTGATGTTGCTATCCTGTTGGACAATGAAGCCATCTATGACATTTGCCGGAAGTCTCTGGATATCGAGAGACCAACATACACCAATCTCAACAGGCTCATCTCTCAG GTTATCTCATCGTTGACCGCATCTCTGCGATTTGATGGTGCTCTGAATGTGGATGTGAATGAATTCCAAACTAACTTGGTTCCATACCCAAGAATTCATTTCATGCTTTCTTCATATGCGCCTGTGATCTCAGCTGAGAAGGCCTATCACGAACAgctttctgttgcagaaattacTAACACTGCTTTTGAGCCGTCGTCTATGATGGTCAAATGCGACCCACGTCATGGGAAGTACATGGCCTGCTGTTTAATGTACAGAGGTGATGTTGTGCCTAAGGATGTGAATGCTGCTGTAGCCACAATTAAGACAAAGAGGACCATTCAGTTTGTGGACTGGTGCCCAACTGGGTTCAAGTGCGGTATCAATTACCAGCCGCCCACTGTTGTTCCTGGCGGAGACTTGGCTAAGGTTCAGAGGGCTGTTTGTATGATTTCGAACTCCACAAGTGTTGCTGAGGTCTTCTCGAGAATTGACCACAAGTTTGATTTGATGTATGCAAAGAGGGCGTTTGTGCATTGGTATGTGGGTGAAGGTATGGAGGAAGGAGAGTTCTCTGAGGCTAGGGAAGATTTGGCTGCTCTTGAGAAGGACTATGAGGAAGTTGGATGTGAATCTGGTGATGGCGAAGATGATGATGTTGAGGAGTATTAA